A single Brassica rapa cultivar Chiifu-401-42 chromosome A04, CAAS_Brap_v3.01, whole genome shotgun sequence DNA region contains:
- the LOC103863039 gene encoding acetylglutamate kinase, chloroplastic — protein sequence MATVTSNTPPKSFSSSSSSISNPLKPLNPKSPSLRFPPRNNHHHHRLSINAAVSPPSSDTPSPDYRFEILSESLPFIQKFRGKTIVVKYGGAAMTSPELKASVVSDLVLLACVGLRPILVHGGGPDINRYLKQLNIPAEFRDGLRVTDATTMEIVSMVLVGKVNKNLVSLINAAGATAVGLSGHDGRLLTARPVPNSDQLGFVGEVARVDPSVLRPLVDSGYIPVIASVAADEAGQAYNINADTVAGELAAALGAEKLILLTDVAGILEDKEDVGSLVKEIDIKGVKRMIEDGKVGGGMIPKVKCCIRSLAQGVKTASIIDGRRQHSLLHEIMSDEGAGTMITG from the coding sequence ATGGCCACCGTCACATCCAACACGCCGCCTAaatccttctcctcctcctcctcctccatttCCAATCCTCTCAAACCCCTAAACCCCAAATCTCCATCCCTCCGCTTCCCACCTCGCAACAATCATCACCACCACCGTTTATCCATAAACGCCGCCGTTTCACCACCGTCTTCAGACACACCTTCGCCGGACTACAGATTCGAGATCCTCTCCGAATCCCTACCGTTCATCCAAAAATTCCGAGGCAAAACCATCGTCGTCAAATACGGCGGCGCGGCCATGACTTCGCCGGAGCTCAAAGCCTCCGTCGTGAGCGACCTCGTCCTCCTCGCGTGCGTCGGTCTCCGCCCCATCCTCGTCCACGGCGGAGGCCCCGACATCAACCGTTACCTCAAACAGCTCAACATCCCGGCCGAGTTCCGCGACGGACTCCGAGTCACCGACGCCACCACGATGGAGATCGTCTCCATGGTCCTCGTCGGAAAAGTGAACAAGAATCTCGTTTCTTTGATCAACGCCGCCGGAGCCACCGCCGTGGGGCTGTCGGGACACGACGGTCGTCTTCTTACCGCCCGACCGGTTCCTAACTCGGACCAGTTAGGTTTTGTAGGAGAAGTCGCGAGGGTTGATCCGAGCGTGCTGCGTCCCTTAGTAGATTCCGGTTACATTCCGGTGATTGCCTCTGTGGCTGCTGATGAAGCTGGTCAGGCTTATAACATCAATGCGGATACGGTGGCGGGGGAGCTGGCGGCGGCGCTTGGAGCTGAGAAGCTGATTCTGTTGACTGACGTGGCGGGGATCTTGGAGGATAAGGAGGATGTGGGGAGCTTGGTGAAGGAGATTGATATAAAGGGAGTGAAGAGGATGATTGAAGATGGGAAGGTTGGTGGTGGGATGATTCCGAAGGTGAAGTGTTGTATAAGGTCACTTGCTCAGGGAGTGAAGACGGCGAGTATTATTGATGGGAGGAGGCAGCATTCTCTGCTTCATGAGATCATGTCTGATGAAGGAGCTGGAACTATGATTACAGGATGA